The Candidatus Koribacter versatilis Ellin345 genome has a segment encoding these proteins:
- the lpdA gene encoding dihydrolipoyl dehydrogenase: MPDTIYDVVIIGSGPAGYTAAIRAGQFGLKTALIEKDAKLGGTCLHVGCIPTKSLLFNAEIYDHIKEAEEFGIEGLGTPKLNWSKVQERKQAIIDKHAKGLQFLMKKNKVTVIPGFGRLTGPAKGGIHSVEVEADGKKQNVQAKNVLLSTGSVARMLPGLQADDRILTNIEILSLKEIPKSLVVIGSGAVGVEFASIYKSFGTDCTIIEMLPRLVPVEDEEVSKELLRNYKKRGINCHVNAKTDKFEKTKTGVKVTFTVDGKQESIEAEKCLVAIGRAPRTEGVGIEKTNIKLERGFVPVNEWMQTTEPGVYAIGDIVLGLQQLAHAGAMEGMVAVAHIAGKPTKPVRKDRVPGATYCHPEIGSVGLTEAQAKEAGHEVKIGKFPFTANSRASIVNQHEGFVKVVADAKHGEILGVHIIGPQATELVAEAVAMLELEATADFMMTVIHAHPTLAEAMLDAVSAVYGMAINA, from the coding sequence TTGCCAGACACAATTTATGACGTTGTCATCATCGGCAGCGGCCCGGCCGGTTATACGGCCGCGATCCGCGCCGGCCAATTTGGACTGAAAACTGCCCTCATCGAAAAGGACGCGAAGCTTGGCGGCACTTGCCTGCACGTCGGGTGCATCCCGACCAAGTCGCTGCTCTTCAATGCCGAGATTTACGACCACATTAAGGAAGCCGAGGAGTTCGGCATCGAAGGTTTAGGAACTCCGAAACTGAACTGGAGCAAAGTCCAGGAGCGTAAGCAGGCCATTATCGACAAGCATGCCAAGGGCCTGCAGTTCCTGATGAAAAAGAACAAGGTCACGGTGATCCCGGGCTTCGGACGTCTTACCGGCCCGGCGAAGGGCGGCATTCATAGCGTCGAAGTGGAAGCCGACGGCAAGAAGCAGAACGTGCAGGCGAAGAATGTGCTGCTCTCTACGGGATCGGTAGCGCGCATGTTGCCCGGCTTGCAGGCGGACGACCGTATCCTCACCAACATCGAGATCCTCTCGCTGAAAGAGATTCCGAAGTCGCTCGTCGTCATAGGCTCGGGCGCAGTGGGCGTGGAGTTTGCCTCGATCTACAAATCGTTTGGCACCGACTGCACGATCATCGAGATGTTGCCGCGGCTCGTTCCGGTGGAAGACGAAGAAGTCTCGAAGGAATTGCTGCGTAACTACAAGAAGCGTGGCATCAACTGCCACGTGAACGCCAAGACCGACAAGTTCGAGAAGACAAAGACTGGTGTAAAGGTCACGTTCACTGTCGACGGAAAGCAAGAATCCATCGAGGCCGAGAAGTGTTTGGTCGCGATCGGCCGCGCACCGCGCACCGAGGGCGTCGGCATCGAAAAGACCAACATCAAGCTCGAACGCGGCTTTGTGCCGGTGAACGAGTGGATGCAGACCACGGAACCGGGCGTTTACGCGATCGGCGATATCGTGCTCGGCCTCCAACAACTTGCTCACGCGGGTGCGATGGAAGGCATGGTCGCGGTGGCACACATCGCCGGCAAACCGACCAAGCCGGTGCGAAAAGACCGCGTGCCCGGCGCGACCTACTGCCATCCTGAGATCGGCAGCGTCGGCCTCACTGAGGCGCAGGCGAAGGAAGCCGGCCACGAAGTGAAGATCGGCAAATTCCCCTTCACTGCCAACTCGCGCGCCTCGATCGTGAACCAGCACGAGGGCTTCGTGAAGGTCGTCGCCGACGCCAAGCACGGCGAGATTCTCGGCGTACACATCATCGGACCGCAAGCTACGGAACTCGTCGCCGAAGCGGTTGCCATGCTCGAATTGGAAGCCACGGCCGATTTCATGATGACCGTGATCCACGCCCATCCAACGCTAGCGGAAGCCATGCTGGATGCGGTGAGCGCGGTGTATGGGATGGCGATCAACGCCTAA
- a CDS encoding MarR family winged helix-turn-helix transcriptional regulator: MKQAEKDEILRVADRLHSASIHLLRRLRVRDRESGIGPAQLSALSVLVFGGPKSLAQLAEIEQVKPPTMSRIVAGLERSKLVKSQVEKDDARRIRIVPTAKGEQVMWDGRKRRVETLAELIENLSANDVQKLGEIAEKMDAISRKL, translated from the coding sequence TTGAAGCAAGCGGAAAAAGACGAAATTCTTCGCGTAGCCGACCGGCTGCACTCGGCTTCCATCCACCTGCTGCGTCGTTTGCGGGTGCGCGACCGGGAGAGCGGCATTGGGCCGGCGCAACTCTCCGCGCTCTCCGTGCTGGTGTTTGGAGGCCCGAAATCACTGGCGCAACTGGCCGAGATTGAGCAGGTTAAGCCGCCCACGATGAGCCGCATCGTTGCCGGATTAGAGCGCTCCAAACTCGTAAAAAGCCAGGTCGAGAAAGACGACGCGCGTCGTATTCGCATCGTGCCAACGGCGAAGGGCGAGCAGGTGATGTGGGATGGCCGCAAGCGAAGAGTCGAGACACTGGCCGAATTAATTGAGAATCTGTCGGCCAACGATGTTCAGAAACTCGGCGAGATCGCCGAGAAGATGGATGCAATCAGCCGCAAACTCTAA
- the lipB gene encoding lipoyl(octanoyl) transferase LipB, whose product MIQVLNLGHVDYTTAQQLQTTLVDLRKRGVIQDTLLLLEHSPVITMGRNAKQKNIVASQEILAQRGVELIECDRGGDVTFHGPGQLVGYPIFDLRSLNPKIGVIEYVRRIEEVLIRSCGDLGIPTTRVEGLTGVWTVNEPQAKIAAIGVHISRAVTSHGFALNVTTDLDYFKLIVPCGISDKPVTSMQHELGKSLTLEEVMPVITRNFGFIFKEQVLWLESLNDLLPTPEDLPARAPETLRRLHEDDLHLG is encoded by the coding sequence ATGATCCAGGTCCTAAATCTCGGCCATGTGGACTACACCACCGCGCAGCAATTGCAGACGACTCTGGTTGATCTGCGCAAGCGTGGCGTAATCCAGGACACGCTGTTGCTCCTGGAGCACTCGCCGGTGATTACGATGGGACGCAATGCGAAGCAGAAGAACATCGTGGCATCGCAGGAGATCCTCGCCCAACGCGGCGTTGAGTTGATCGAATGCGACCGCGGTGGCGACGTGACGTTCCATGGTCCCGGACAGTTAGTGGGTTACCCGATCTTCGACTTGCGCAGTTTGAATCCAAAGATCGGCGTGATCGAGTATGTCCGGCGTATCGAGGAAGTGTTGATCCGGAGTTGCGGTGACCTCGGTATTCCGACAACGCGAGTCGAAGGTCTGACCGGCGTCTGGACTGTGAACGAACCGCAGGCAAAGATTGCCGCGATCGGCGTCCACATCTCACGCGCCGTTACCTCGCACGGTTTCGCGCTGAACGTGACCACCGATCTCGACTACTTCAAACTGATCGTCCCCTGCGGGATCAGCGACAAGCCGGTGACCTCGATGCAACACGAACTCGGCAAATCGCTCACTCTCGAAGAAGTCATGCCTGTCATCACCCGCAACTTTGGATTCATTTTCAAAGAACAGGTCCTATGGCTCGAGTCGTTGAACGATCTATTGCCGACACCAGAAGACCTGCCGGCGCGAGCACCGGAAACGTTGCGGCGCCTGCACGAAGACGATCTGCATCTCGGCTAA
- a CDS encoding endonuclease MutS2 — protein MIPRPLTHSSAPVLEFEAFRELLRGYAQSELGSARVRELAPSADREWIEREQQLASEIRGYIRAAGRFDFVGLTDATKLIQKARIRGAALEMDEIRTILLLAERAAEWREILISPPVMREPWKAVEDLSSSLADFREFLRYFSNKLLPDGSLDDRASSELHRIRREIERQKRHIQSSLQSFLRKLSDEGTAQEELITIRGDRFVIPVKAEQKRRVNGVVHGASSSGQTVFVEPMETIEQNNDLVRLLEEEQEEIRRILAEMSRRIGEQSENLLFALYVLAELELQFAKAKFAQEYECVAVKFLADGGEDVLVLEKARHPLLERNLRPKGIAVVPMAMHMDARHRQIIISGPNTGGKTVSLKTLGLLALIAQAGVPVPADRAELPIFSSVFADIGDYQSIEQNLSTFSAHVTNIDLISHTAGADSLVLLDELGSATDPEEGAALAVAIADYFRQIGCLSVISTHHTSLKVYAANTEGVLNAAVGFDEQTLQPTYELRVGVPGASAGINIAKRLGLNSTIIEASKRQLSNQAQDVAKFLDRLHAELRAASDERASIKRTEEELVRERKRLEAEGQKEQREKIRDLEKKLDGLLHDFEYQAREMVQAVQDRAAQQKLSKDAERRIAKMRREFREQFDNSVVAHATGADQGDPNARPELVKHVSEGDRVKLRSMGREGKVIKRLGADLFEVEIGVMKMKVPREDIAEVTSRPSANPVAAARAKGVSVSLVSDDLSSPIELNVIGQNVDDATREVERFLDKAFLAGMVQVRIVHGSGMGILRRALRTYLKHHPHVSNVVEPPQQEGGNGATVVELKV, from the coding sequence ATGATCCCTCGGCCACTCACCCACTCCAGTGCCCCGGTCCTGGAATTCGAAGCGTTTCGCGAGTTGTTGCGCGGCTATGCGCAATCGGAACTCGGGTCGGCACGCGTCCGCGAACTGGCGCCGTCGGCCGATCGGGAGTGGATCGAGCGAGAACAGCAACTCGCATCCGAGATTCGAGGGTACATTCGTGCTGCCGGGCGCTTCGACTTCGTCGGACTGACCGATGCGACCAAGTTGATTCAGAAAGCCCGCATCCGTGGTGCCGCACTGGAGATGGACGAAATTCGCACCATCCTGCTACTCGCGGAACGCGCAGCAGAGTGGCGCGAGATCTTGATTTCGCCTCCCGTGATGCGCGAGCCTTGGAAGGCCGTGGAAGATCTCTCGAGTTCGCTCGCGGATTTTCGAGAATTCCTGCGCTACTTCAGCAACAAATTACTTCCGGACGGATCGCTCGACGATCGCGCCTCAAGCGAGTTGCATCGTATTCGGCGCGAGATCGAGCGGCAGAAGCGACACATCCAGAGCTCGTTGCAATCGTTCCTGCGGAAGTTGTCCGATGAAGGCACGGCGCAGGAAGAGTTGATCACGATTCGCGGCGACCGCTTCGTTATCCCGGTAAAGGCGGAGCAGAAGCGACGTGTGAATGGCGTGGTACACGGCGCCAGTTCAAGCGGCCAGACGGTGTTCGTGGAGCCCATGGAGACGATCGAGCAAAACAACGACCTAGTGCGGTTGCTGGAAGAAGAGCAGGAAGAGATTCGGCGCATTCTTGCCGAGATGTCGCGACGAATCGGGGAGCAGTCGGAAAACCTGCTCTTTGCGCTCTACGTACTGGCTGAGTTGGAGCTTCAATTTGCGAAGGCGAAGTTCGCACAAGAGTATGAGTGCGTCGCGGTAAAGTTCCTGGCGGATGGCGGCGAGGATGTTCTGGTACTCGAGAAAGCGCGGCATCCGCTACTCGAGCGTAATTTGCGACCCAAGGGGATCGCGGTTGTGCCGATGGCTATGCACATGGATGCTCGGCACCGCCAGATCATCATTAGCGGCCCAAATACAGGTGGCAAGACGGTGTCGCTCAAGACTTTGGGCTTGCTCGCATTGATCGCGCAAGCAGGCGTACCAGTTCCTGCGGACAGAGCGGAACTGCCGATTTTCAGCAGTGTTTTCGCTGACATCGGCGATTACCAGTCCATCGAGCAAAACCTTTCGACATTCTCGGCACACGTCACGAACATCGATCTCATCTCGCACACCGCCGGAGCAGATTCCTTGGTGCTGCTGGATGAACTTGGCTCTGCAACGGACCCGGAGGAAGGCGCGGCACTCGCGGTCGCCATTGCCGACTACTTCCGCCAGATCGGGTGCTTAAGCGTGATCTCGACCCACCATACGTCATTGAAGGTATACGCGGCCAACACGGAGGGTGTGTTAAATGCCGCCGTCGGCTTCGATGAGCAGACGCTGCAGCCGACGTATGAGTTGCGTGTGGGAGTGCCGGGCGCCTCAGCGGGTATCAACATTGCGAAGCGACTCGGGCTCAATTCGACAATCATCGAAGCGTCGAAACGACAGCTTAGCAATCAGGCACAGGATGTTGCGAAGTTCCTCGACCGCCTGCATGCCGAGCTTCGCGCAGCTTCTGATGAGCGTGCCTCCATCAAGCGAACCGAAGAGGAACTGGTGCGCGAGCGCAAGCGGCTTGAGGCAGAAGGCCAAAAAGAGCAGCGCGAGAAAATCCGCGACCTCGAAAAGAAGCTCGACGGGCTGCTCCACGACTTTGAGTACCAAGCGCGCGAGATGGTGCAGGCGGTGCAGGACCGTGCCGCACAACAAAAGCTGTCGAAAGATGCGGAACGCCGGATTGCAAAAATGCGCCGTGAGTTCCGAGAGCAGTTCGACAACAGTGTAGTGGCTCACGCCACCGGCGCTGACCAAGGCGATCCGAATGCCCGGCCGGAACTCGTGAAACACGTCTCCGAGGGTGACCGCGTAAAGCTGCGCTCCATGGGCCGCGAAGGCAAGGTGATTAAGCGGCTGGGGGCTGACCTGTTCGAAGTGGAAATCGGCGTGATGAAGATGAAGGTGCCGCGCGAGGACATAGCGGAGGTTACTTCTCGGCCGAGCGCGAATCCAGTCGCAGCGGCGCGTGCAAAAGGTGTAAGTGTTTCGCTCGTGAGCGACGACCTATCGTCGCCGATCGAGTTGAACGTCATCGGTCAGAACGTAGATGATGCGACGCGCGAGGTTGAGCGTTTCCTCGACAAAGCGTTTCTTGCAGGCATGGTGCAGGTGCGAATTGTGCACGGCAGCGGCATGGGGATCCTCCGCCGGGCGCTACGGACCTACCTCAAGCATCATCCGCACGTGTCGAACGTTGTCGAGCCTCCGCAGCAAGAGGGCGGGAACGGCGCCACGGTCGTCGAACTCAAGGTTTAG
- the uxaC gene encoding glucuronate isomerase, which yields MLIHPDRLFPADPGTRTIAKRLYEHVRALPIVSPHGHTQAAWFSRNESFPDPASLFVRPDHYVFRMLYSQGVPLEDLEIGVHETANPRRVWRIFAENYHLFRGTPTRRWLDYAFSELFGMTQRLSAETSDFYFDSISEKLCTPEFRPRALYEQFGIEVLATTDSPLDSLSDHKSLRAGDWKNRIIPTFRPDSVVDPDFEGFASNVDDLGKQTNSDTATWDGYLEALRVSRDRFRELGCTATDHGHPTARTANLSRAEAESLFPRVISGMANPDEKELFRGQMLTEMARMSLEDGLVMQIHAGSERNHNRKLFEKYGRDVGADIPRAMNYVDALGPLLEAFGNEPRLTIILFTLDESVYGRELAPLAGHYPCLRLGPPWWFHDSPEGMARFREHTTETAGFYNTAGFNDDTRAFLSIPGRHDMARRMDCAYLAKLVAEHRLAEDEAYEVAHDLAYRLAKEAYRL from the coding sequence ATGCTGATTCATCCAGATCGATTGTTCCCTGCTGATCCGGGCACAAGAACCATCGCCAAGCGCCTGTACGAACACGTTCGCGCGCTGCCGATTGTGAGTCCGCATGGACATACACAGGCGGCATGGTTCTCCAGAAATGAGTCGTTCCCCGATCCTGCTTCTCTGTTTGTGCGGCCGGATCACTACGTGTTCCGCATGTTGTACAGCCAGGGTGTGCCTCTCGAAGACCTTGAGATCGGCGTACACGAGACAGCAAATCCGCGACGCGTCTGGCGGATCTTTGCCGAGAACTACCACCTCTTTCGCGGAACGCCGACGCGCAGGTGGCTCGATTACGCCTTCTCCGAGCTCTTCGGGATGACGCAGCGGCTCTCCGCCGAAACCTCGGACTTTTACTTCGACTCAATCTCTGAAAAACTTTGTACACCGGAGTTCCGCCCACGCGCGTTGTACGAACAGTTCGGAATCGAAGTGCTCGCAACCACGGACTCACCGCTGGATTCCTTGTCAGATCACAAGTCTCTGCGCGCAGGCGATTGGAAAAACCGCATCATCCCAACCTTCCGGCCGGATTCCGTAGTCGATCCTGACTTCGAAGGTTTCGCTTCCAACGTCGATGATCTGGGAAAGCAGACGAATTCCGACACCGCCACGTGGGATGGATATCTCGAAGCCCTGAGAGTCTCACGCGACCGTTTTCGCGAATTGGGATGTACGGCGACTGACCACGGTCACCCAACTGCACGGACTGCGAATCTATCTCGGGCTGAAGCAGAGTCGTTGTTCCCGCGCGTGATTTCAGGAATGGCGAATCCCGACGAGAAGGAGTTGTTCCGCGGCCAAATGCTGACCGAGATGGCGCGCATGAGCCTTGAGGACGGGCTCGTGATGCAGATCCATGCGGGCAGTGAACGCAATCACAATCGCAAGCTCTTCGAAAAATATGGTCGAGATGTCGGTGCCGATATCCCGCGAGCGATGAATTACGTGGATGCGTTGGGCCCATTACTCGAGGCCTTCGGCAACGAACCTCGTCTGACAATCATTCTCTTCACCCTCGACGAGTCGGTATACGGCCGTGAATTGGCGCCGTTGGCAGGGCACTATCCGTGCCTGCGTCTCGGGCCGCCGTGGTGGTTTCACGATAGTCCCGAAGGCATGGCGCGGTTCCGCGAACACACGACGGAGACCGCTGGCTTCTACAACACAGCTGGGTTCAACGACGATACCCGTGCCTTTCTCTCCATCCCTGGACGACATGACATGGCGCGCCGAATGGATTGCGCGTACTTGGCGAAACTCGTGGCCGAACATCGACTGGCGGAAGATGAGGCCTATGAGGTCGCGCACGATCTCGCCTATCGTCTCGCAAAAGAGGCTTACCGGCTCTGA
- the hemB gene encoding porphobilinogen synthase encodes MSFPISRPRRLRKNEAFRSLVRETRLSPAGFVYPLFVCPGEGVRKEVRSMPGVFNLSVDEAVKEAQEVKSLGIPSVILFGLPESKDEQATGAWAEDGIVQQAARVIKREVPGLLLMGDVCLCEYMSHGHCGIVQKTATNRSVGAASTAQMSGVDEYEILNDESLDILAKTAVSQARAGMDIIAPSDMMDGRVAAIRDALDDEGFENIPILAYAAKFASGFYGPFREAADSAPAFGDRRSYQMDGANLREAMIEIELDLEEGADMIMVKPAMPYLDVISEARRRYDVPLAAYQVSGEYAMIKAAAQNNWIDHDRVMLESLQSIQRAGASIILTYFAKDVAKILG; translated from the coding sequence ATGAGCTTTCCCATCAGCCGTCCCCGTCGCCTCCGCAAGAATGAAGCTTTCCGTTCGCTGGTTCGCGAGACCCGCCTATCGCCGGCCGGGTTCGTTTACCCGCTATTCGTGTGCCCGGGTGAGGGCGTGCGCAAAGAAGTCCGCTCCATGCCGGGAGTCTTCAATCTGTCGGTAGACGAGGCAGTGAAGGAAGCACAAGAGGTCAAATCGCTCGGCATTCCGTCGGTCATTTTGTTCGGACTTCCGGAGAGCAAGGACGAGCAGGCAACCGGCGCATGGGCTGAAGATGGCATCGTGCAGCAGGCGGCGCGTGTAATTAAGCGCGAAGTGCCAGGCTTGCTGCTGATGGGCGACGTTTGTCTCTGCGAATACATGTCGCACGGGCATTGCGGTATTGTGCAGAAGACCGCCACCAACCGCTCCGTCGGCGCGGCGTCCACTGCGCAGATGAGCGGCGTGGATGAATACGAAATTCTTAACGACGAATCACTCGATATCCTGGCCAAGACCGCCGTCTCGCAGGCTCGCGCGGGCATGGATATCATTGCCCCCAGCGACATGATGGACGGCCGGGTCGCCGCCATTCGCGACGCTCTCGACGATGAAGGCTTCGAGAACATCCCGATCTTGGCCTATGCGGCGAAGTTTGCTTCCGGCTTCTACGGGCCATTCCGAGAAGCCGCGGACTCAGCCCCTGCCTTCGGCGATCGCCGCTCTTACCAAATGGATGGCGCTAACCTCCGCGAAGCCATGATCGAAATCGAACTCGACCTTGAAGAGGGCGCAGACATGATTATGGTGAAGCCGGCGATGCCCTATCTTGACGTCATCTCGGAAGCGCGCCGACGTTACGACGTGCCGCTCGCCGCTTACCAGGTCAGCGGCGAATACGCCATGATCAAGGCCGCCGCGCAGAACAACTGGATCGATCACGATCGCGTAATGCTGGAATCGTTGCAAAGCATTCAGCGCGCCGGGGCGTCGATCATCTTGACTTACTTTGCGAAAGATGTGGCGAAGATCCTCGGTTAG
- a CDS encoding VOC family protein gives MSEITAIGQIAINMKDAARATAFYRDVLCLKHLFSAGNLVFFDCGGIRLMLDIAEKPEFDHPSSIIYFKVPDLRSTYERMKTSGAKFEDEPHMIARMPDHELWMCFFRDTEGNLLSLMSEVR, from the coding sequence ATGAGCGAAATCACTGCCATCGGCCAAATCGCAATCAACATGAAAGACGCCGCCCGCGCTACGGCTTTCTATCGCGACGTTCTCTGCCTCAAACATCTCTTTTCTGCAGGGAACCTCGTCTTTTTCGACTGCGGCGGCATTCGCCTTATGCTCGACATCGCCGAGAAGCCGGAATTCGATCACCCAAGTTCCATCATTTATTTCAAAGTTCCAGACCTGCGCTCAACGTACGAACGTATGAAAACTTCGGGAGCGAAGTTCGAGGATGAGCCGCACATGATCGCCCGCATGCCCGACCACGAACTGTGGATGTGCTTCTTCCGCGACACCGAGGGGAATCTGCTCTCACTGATGAGTGAAGTGCGCTAG
- a CDS encoding nitronate monooxygenase gives MGTRLPVIIQGGMGAGVSGWRLARAVSSKGQLGVVSGTALDVLMARRLQDGDQGGHVRFALKHFPSQEIAARIIDRHFIEGGKAPDAPYKPVPMHSPRPNSELIQLTIAANFVEIFLARHGHKNPVGINYLEKLQLPHLPSIYGAMLAGVEYILMGAGIPLKIPGVLDAFVNHGAAEYPLAVAGAQDGDDFKATFDPREYLDIDLPPLTRPKFLPIIASNVLALTLMKKANGRVDGFIVEGPTAGGHNAPPRGKMQFDADGEVIYGERDAVDLEKLRALGLPFWLAGGYGSPEKLEEALENGATGVQVGTPFALTDESDLEPVSKRELLRQVREGTAQVRTDVTASPTGFPFKVAQLSNSQTNTAIYEARERICDLGFLREGYRTLTGTLDYRCAAEPEYVFLAKGGDIEQTKGRKCLCNALVANIGKPQLRAEGRLEPTLITMGNDLVGIGRFLRPDHEGYSAADVIQHLLTGVAAEAIA, from the coding sequence ATGGGTACTCGTCTTCCAGTCATCATTCAAGGCGGTATGGGCGCTGGCGTTTCAGGTTGGCGCCTGGCGCGCGCAGTTTCTTCCAAAGGACAACTTGGCGTGGTTTCCGGCACAGCCCTGGATGTGCTCATGGCACGCCGTCTGCAGGACGGTGATCAGGGCGGACATGTCCGCTTCGCTCTGAAGCATTTTCCGTCGCAGGAGATCGCGGCGCGAATCATTGACCGACACTTCATCGAAGGCGGGAAAGCTCCTGATGCGCCATACAAGCCTGTCCCAATGCATTCGCCGCGACCGAACAGTGAGCTCATTCAGCTGACGATCGCAGCGAACTTTGTAGAAATCTTCCTCGCGCGACACGGACATAAAAACCCTGTTGGCATCAACTACCTCGAAAAGCTGCAACTGCCGCACCTTCCTTCCATTTACGGAGCGATGCTCGCCGGCGTTGAGTACATTCTGATGGGCGCGGGAATCCCGCTGAAAATCCCCGGCGTGCTCGACGCCTTCGTGAATCATGGAGCAGCGGAGTATCCGCTGGCCGTCGCAGGTGCACAGGACGGTGACGATTTCAAAGCGACGTTTGATCCTCGCGAGTATCTCGACATCGACTTGCCGCCACTCACGCGACCGAAGTTCCTGCCAATTATTGCTTCCAACGTGCTCGCTCTCACGTTGATGAAGAAGGCGAACGGGCGTGTGGATGGATTCATCGTTGAAGGTCCCACTGCAGGCGGGCATAACGCGCCTCCGCGCGGGAAAATGCAATTTGACGCCGATGGCGAAGTCATCTACGGCGAACGCGATGCTGTTGATCTCGAGAAACTCCGCGCTCTTGGCCTGCCGTTCTGGCTAGCGGGCGGATACGGTTCGCCAGAGAAGCTGGAAGAAGCATTAGAGAACGGAGCCACGGGCGTCCAGGTCGGCACTCCGTTTGCATTGACCGACGAATCGGACTTGGAACCTGTGAGCAAGCGCGAACTTCTCCGCCAGGTTAGGGAGGGTACCGCGCAGGTGCGCACGGACGTCACCGCTTCGCCTACGGGCTTTCCCTTCAAAGTTGCGCAACTGTCGAATTCACAAACCAACACGGCAATTTACGAAGCGCGCGAACGCATCTGTGACCTCGGCTTTCTACGCGAAGGCTATCGCACGCTCACAGGAACGCTGGACTATCGCTGTGCCGCGGAACCGGAATACGTGTTCCTTGCAAAAGGTGGCGACATAGAACAGACGAAGGGCCGTAAGTGCCTTTGCAACGCGTTGGTAGCGAACATCGGAAAACCACAACTGCGTGCGGAAGGCCGTCTTGAGCCAACCCTGATCACCATGGGCAACGACCTCGTAGGAATCGGCAGATTCCTGCGTCCAGACCACGAAGGCTATTCGGCGGCTGACGTGATTCAGCACTTACTAACGGGCGTAGCGGCAGAGGCTATCGCTTAG
- a CDS encoding MFS transporter, with protein sequence MADTALHPGDYGAPPIGRVRWTICLMLFLATSINYVDRQVIAILKPTLEQSIGLTEVQYGYIVDAFQIAYGIGLLAAGRLMDRIGTRIGYMLVMAFWSLSAMGHALASTAFEFGIARFCLGLGESGNFPAALKTVAEWFPQSERSLATGIFNSGANVGAVLAPLIVPWITLRYGWHAAFLATGVFSAIWIVWWYARFRQPKEHPKLGDAELQHIYKDAAVEMGPQVPWGRLWGQRQTWAFGLAKFFTDPIWYFYLFWLPSYFSAKFHLNLSHIGLPLIIIYNVSAVGSIAGGWLPAPFRKLGFTQQRARLSAMLVCAILVVPIFIASSVNSVWIAIALISVAAGAHQGWSANLFTTPSDMFPRSAVGSVVGIGNMIGSIGSAIFAFYAGHVLQLTHSYASLFTIAASAYLVGLMILYFLSSGLRSAEIAA encoded by the coding sequence ATGGCAGATACGGCTCTCCATCCAGGCGATTACGGCGCTCCGCCGATCGGACGCGTGCGCTGGACCATCTGCCTGATGCTGTTTCTCGCAACTTCAATCAACTACGTTGACCGCCAGGTCATCGCAATCCTCAAGCCGACACTGGAACAGTCGATCGGGCTGACGGAAGTGCAGTACGGCTACATCGTCGACGCATTTCAGATCGCCTACGGCATCGGGCTTCTTGCGGCCGGACGCTTGATGGACCGCATCGGAACGCGAATCGGCTACATGCTGGTGATGGCTTTCTGGAGCCTGTCAGCCATGGGCCATGCATTGGCGAGCACTGCGTTCGAGTTCGGCATCGCGCGATTCTGCCTTGGACTTGGCGAATCGGGGAATTTCCCCGCTGCTCTCAAAACCGTCGCGGAGTGGTTCCCTCAGAGTGAGCGTTCGCTGGCGACAGGAATTTTCAATTCCGGCGCAAACGTCGGCGCGGTTCTCGCGCCGTTGATCGTTCCATGGATAACCCTCCGGTACGGATGGCACGCGGCATTTCTTGCTACAGGTGTATTCAGCGCGATATGGATCGTGTGGTGGTACGCGCGCTTTCGCCAACCGAAGGAGCACCCTAAGCTTGGCGACGCTGAACTCCAGCACATCTATAAAGACGCAGCGGTGGAGATGGGCCCGCAGGTTCCGTGGGGACGACTATGGGGCCAACGCCAGACATGGGCGTTCGGGCTTGCGAAGTTTTTTACCGATCCCATCTGGTACTTCTATCTCTTCTGGTTGCCTTCGTACTTCAGCGCGAAGTTTCATTTGAACCTCTCGCATATCGGACTACCTCTGATCATCATCTATAACGTGTCGGCGGTCGGAAGCATCGCGGGAGGGTGGCTGCCTGCTCCGTTCCGCAAATTGGGATTCACGCAACAACGCGCGCGACTCTCGGCTATGCTGGTTTGCGCGATTTTGGTAGTGCCAATTTTTATCGCGAGCTCCGTGAACTCAGTTTGGATTGCGATCGCGTTGATCAGTGTGGCTGCCGGCGCGCACCAGGGCTGGTCGGCAAACTTGTTCACCACGCCGTCAGACATGTTTCCGCGGAGTGCAGTCGGCTCGGTGGTCGGCATCGGCAATATGATCGGGTCAATCGGGAGTGCCATCTTCGCGTTCTACGCCGGACACGTCCTGCAACTCACCCATAGCTACGCGAGTTTGTTTACCATCGCCGCAAGCGCGTATCTTGTTGGACTGATGATTTTGTATTTTCTTTCATCGGGGTTGCGTTCAGCGGAGATCGCCGCATGA